Proteins encoded by one window of Kribbella flavida DSM 17836:
- a CDS encoding NAD(P)(+) transhydrogenase (Re/Si-specific) subunit beta, with protein MIATWAQIGYLVAAVCFIVALKGLSSPKTARTGNALGAAGAVLAVVITFIAYKPDNLVAILIALLIGTVGGVVGSRRVQMTHMPQLVALFNGVGGGAAALVALMELGEVHDGETVAAIATAFTILVGAISFSGSIVTFAKLQELMTTRPVTFPGLPVLFVAGLLGGVAVSAWLVSEPRVWVGVLLCLLGLAVGVMLVLPVGGADVPIVISLLNAFTGLTVAAGGYVLGNTLLLVAGTLVGAAGTLLTKLMADAMGRSVFNILFGAVRGGSTLGGGTASERPVISGSAEDVAILLGYAQRVIIVPGYGLAVAQAQHTLRDLVEELQGRGVKVDYAIHPVAGRMPGHMNVLLAEAQVPYEQLREMDEINGDFKSTDVVLVVGANDVVNPAARTTPSAPIYGMPILNADEAQRVIFLKRSMRPGFAGIENELLYDPRTTLLFGDARESLAKLLASVKTV; from the coding sequence GTGATCGCCACCTGGGCCCAGATCGGCTACCTGGTCGCGGCGGTCTGCTTCATCGTCGCGCTGAAGGGCCTGTCCTCGCCGAAGACCGCGCGCACCGGCAACGCGCTCGGCGCGGCCGGTGCCGTCCTGGCGGTGGTGATCACGTTCATCGCCTACAAGCCGGACAACCTGGTCGCGATCCTGATCGCCCTGCTGATCGGCACCGTCGGTGGTGTGGTCGGGTCGCGCCGGGTGCAGATGACGCACATGCCGCAGCTCGTTGCCCTGTTCAACGGTGTCGGTGGTGGCGCTGCCGCGCTGGTCGCGCTGATGGAGCTCGGCGAGGTGCACGACGGCGAGACCGTCGCCGCGATCGCCACCGCGTTCACCATCCTGGTCGGCGCGATCTCCTTCTCCGGCTCGATCGTGACGTTCGCCAAGCTGCAGGAACTGATGACCACCCGGCCGGTCACCTTCCCGGGCCTGCCGGTCCTGTTCGTCGCCGGGCTGCTCGGTGGCGTCGCCGTCTCGGCGTGGCTGGTGTCCGAGCCGCGCGTCTGGGTCGGCGTACTGCTCTGTCTGCTGGGCCTCGCGGTCGGCGTCATGCTGGTGCTGCCGGTCGGCGGCGCCGACGTACCGATCGTCATCTCGCTGCTGAACGCCTTCACCGGCCTCACCGTCGCCGCGGGCGGCTACGTGCTCGGCAACACCCTGCTCCTGGTCGCCGGAACCCTCGTCGGCGCGGCCGGTACGTTGCTGACCAAGCTGATGGCCGACGCGATGGGCCGGTCCGTCTTCAACATCCTCTTCGGCGCCGTCCGCGGCGGCTCGACCCTCGGCGGCGGTACGGCGTCCGAGCGCCCGGTCATCTCCGGCAGCGCCGAGGACGTCGCGATCCTGCTCGGCTACGCGCAGCGCGTCATCATCGTGCCCGGCTACGGCCTGGCCGTCGCCCAGGCCCAGCACACCCTGCGCGACCTGGTCGAGGAACTGCAGGGCCGCGGCGTCAAGGTCGACTACGCCATCCACCCCGTCGCCGGCCGGATGCCCGGCCACATGAACGTCCTGCTCGCCGAGGCCCAGGTCCCGTACGAGCAGCTGCGCGAGATGGACGAGATCAACGGCGACTTCAAGTCCACCGACGTCGTCCTGGTCGTCGGCGCCAACGACGTCGTCAACCCGGCCGCCCGAACCACCCCCAGCGCGCCGATCTACGGCATGCCGATCCTGAACGCCGACGAGGCCCAGCGCGTCATCTTCCTCAAGCGCTCCATGCGCCCGGGTTTCGCAGGCATCGAGAACGAGTTGCTGTACGACCCGCGGACCACCCTGCTCTTCGGCGACGCGCGGGAGTCGCTGGCCAAGCTGCTCGCTTCGGTCAAGACGGTCTGA
- a CDS encoding NAD(P) transhydrogenase subunit alpha — protein MRETRPAERRVALVPEQVAKLVQLGYEVAVEPAAGERALYSDDAYREAGAEVAWGADHAATVVASVQPLERERLQRLHAGTALMSFLPTNPPDVVRAATRARLTAFAMELIPRISRAQAMDALSSQALVAGYRAAIVAAERLPRFFPLNMTAAGTVPPAQVLVLGAGVAGLQAIATAKRLGAVVKAYDVRTAAAEEIASMGAQPIELELGTLDGPGGYAREMTPERAQLQRDLLAPYVAGADALITTAAVPGRTAPMLVTREMVERMKPGSVVVDLASEQGGNVEGSVAGTELMIGNALVWGGSNVPSQLAGPASRLYGQNVANLITLMTRNAAFDPDFSDEIVAGCCVTHDGKVLHEPTRELLEGQY, from the coding sequence GTGCGAGAGACCAGACCGGCCGAGCGCCGGGTGGCGCTGGTGCCCGAGCAAGTCGCCAAGCTCGTCCAGCTCGGCTACGAGGTCGCGGTCGAGCCCGCGGCCGGCGAGCGGGCGCTGTACTCCGACGACGCCTACCGGGAGGCCGGCGCCGAAGTGGCCTGGGGCGCCGACCACGCGGCCACGGTGGTCGCCTCGGTGCAGCCGCTGGAACGCGAACGCCTGCAACGGCTGCACGCCGGCACCGCGCTGATGTCGTTCCTGCCGACCAACCCGCCGGACGTGGTCCGGGCCGCGACCCGGGCCCGGCTGACGGCGTTCGCGATGGAACTGATCCCGCGGATCTCCCGGGCGCAGGCGATGGACGCGCTGTCCTCGCAGGCGCTGGTGGCCGGCTACCGCGCCGCGATCGTCGCGGCCGAACGGCTGCCGCGGTTCTTCCCGCTGAACATGACCGCCGCCGGCACGGTGCCGCCGGCCCAGGTGCTCGTGCTCGGCGCCGGCGTTGCCGGTCTGCAGGCGATCGCGACCGCCAAACGCCTCGGCGCCGTGGTCAAGGCGTACGACGTGCGCACCGCCGCCGCCGAGGAGATCGCCTCGATGGGCGCGCAGCCGATCGAGCTCGAGCTCGGCACCTTGGACGGCCCGGGCGGCTACGCCCGCGAGATGACGCCGGAACGGGCCCAGCTCCAGCGCGACCTGCTGGCGCCGTACGTGGCGGGCGCGGACGCGCTGATCACCACCGCGGCGGTTCCCGGGCGGACGGCGCCGATGCTGGTCACCCGCGAGATGGTCGAGCGGATGAAGCCCGGTTCGGTGGTCGTCGACCTGGCCTCCGAGCAGGGCGGCAACGTCGAGGGCTCGGTTGCCGGGACCGAGCTGATGATCGGCAACGCGCTGGTCTGGGGCGGCTCGAACGTGCCCAGCCAGCTGGCCGGTCCGGCGAGCCGGCTGTACGGCCAGAACGTCGCCAACCTGATCACGCTGATGACCCGCAACGCGGCCTTCGACCCGGACTTCAGCGACGAGATCGTGGCCGGCTGCTGCGTCACCCACGACGGCAAGGTGCTGCACGAGCCGACCCGCGAACTCCTGGAAGGACAGTACTGA
- a CDS encoding dipeptidase: MTDLSAAIDRVLPSVRADLEDLIRIPSVSADPARAADVQRSAEATAALFEAEGFAVKIVRAGQGAPAVIAKKPAPAGKPTVLLYAHHDVQPTGAVEEWTSEPFEPTERGDRLYARGAADDKAGIAAHLAAVRAFGNDLPVGVTVFVEGEEEIGSPTLLQLLDEYADELTADAIVIADSGNWAVGQPALTVSLRGLVDCYVELRTLDHAVHSGLFGGAVPDALTALCRLLSTLHTDNGDVAVDGLHASRAADLEYPEDRFRAESSVLDSVRLIGTGSLVDRLWTRPAISVLAIDAPRVADASNTLVPVARAKVSLRVAPGDDATKALQALRNHLEQNAPWGAQVTVTDGDVGQPCSIDARGPAYDAARSAFAAAWGVEPVDTGMGGSIPFIAEFQQAFPQAAVLVTGVEDPDTRAHGIDEGLHLAEFAKVCHAEAQLLQNLAEQA; this comes from the coding sequence ATGACCGACCTGTCCGCGGCGATCGACCGCGTTCTGCCCTCTGTCCGTGCCGACCTCGAGGACCTCATCCGGATTCCCTCGGTCAGTGCGGACCCCGCCCGTGCGGCCGACGTCCAGCGCTCCGCCGAGGCCACCGCCGCGCTCTTCGAGGCCGAGGGGTTCGCGGTGAAGATCGTGCGCGCCGGCCAGGGCGCGCCGGCGGTGATCGCGAAGAAGCCGGCCCCGGCGGGCAAGCCGACCGTGCTGCTCTACGCGCACCACGACGTCCAGCCGACCGGGGCGGTCGAGGAGTGGACCTCGGAGCCGTTCGAGCCGACCGAGCGTGGCGACCGGCTGTACGCCCGGGGCGCGGCCGACGACAAGGCCGGCATCGCCGCCCACCTGGCCGCGGTACGGGCCTTTGGCAACGACCTGCCGGTCGGGGTGACGGTGTTCGTCGAAGGCGAGGAGGAGATCGGCTCACCGACCCTGCTGCAGTTGCTGGACGAGTACGCCGACGAGCTGACCGCCGACGCCATCGTAATCGCCGACTCGGGCAACTGGGCGGTCGGCCAGCCGGCGCTGACGGTGTCGCTGCGGGGCCTGGTGGACTGCTACGTGGAGCTCCGCACCCTCGACCACGCCGTGCACTCCGGCCTGTTCGGCGGCGCCGTGCCGGACGCGCTGACAGCGCTGTGCCGGCTGCTCTCGACGCTGCACACCGACAACGGTGACGTCGCCGTGGACGGGTTGCACGCGAGCCGCGCGGCCGACCTCGAGTACCCCGAGGACCGGTTCCGCGCCGAGTCGAGCGTGCTGGACTCGGTCCGCCTGATCGGCACCGGCTCGCTGGTCGACCGGCTGTGGACCCGGCCGGCGATCTCGGTGCTGGCCATCGACGCGCCGCGGGTCGCGGACGCGAGCAACACGCTGGTGCCGGTCGCGCGGGCCAAGGTGAGCCTGCGGGTCGCGCCCGGCGACGACGCGACCAAGGCGTTGCAGGCCCTGCGCAACCATTTGGAGCAGAACGCCCCGTGGGGTGCGCAGGTCACCGTGACCGACGGCGACGTCGGCCAGCCCTGCTCGATCGACGCCCGCGGCCCGGCGTACGACGCGGCCCGGTCGGCGTTCGCCGCGGCCTGGGGCGTCGAGCCGGTGGACACCGGCATGGGCGGCTCGATCCCGTTCATTGCCGAGTTCCAGCAGGCCTTCCCGCAGGCGGCCGTTCTGGTGACCGGGGTGGAGGATCCCGACACCCGGGCGCACGGCATCGACGAGGGCCTGCACCTGGCCGAATTCGCCAAGGTCTGCCACGCCGAGGCCCAACTGTTGCAGAACTTGGCCGAACAAGCGTGA
- a CDS encoding NAD(P) transhydrogenase subunit alpha has protein sequence MTESIALLTIFVLAAFVGVEVISKVSATLHTPLMSGANAIHGVILVGAIIVTGQAESTLVVVVGLLAVVLATVNMVGGFVVTDRMLEMFRGPGGRKKELNK, from the coding sequence ATGACCGAATCGATTGCTCTGCTGACGATTTTCGTGCTCGCGGCGTTCGTCGGTGTCGAGGTGATCAGCAAGGTGTCGGCGACCCTGCACACCCCGCTGATGTCCGGCGCCAACGCGATCCACGGCGTCATCCTGGTCGGCGCGATCATCGTCACCGGGCAGGCCGAGTCGACGCTGGTGGTGGTCGTCGGGCTGCTGGCGGTCGTGCTGGCGACGGTGAACATGGTCGGCGGTTTTGTCGTCACCGACCGGATGCTGGAGATGTTCCGCGGTCCGGGCGGGCGCAAGAAGGAGCTGAACAAGTGA
- a CDS encoding helix-turn-helix transcriptional regulator, which translates to MHDRMDELRKLDLLVPTWSNPDVEHAVHPRVGLTGLAERRRSELNKLLGEVAAAQAYVETMAEQYNELLTARTSGDVEILKGRANASRRIEELGAQTKESFWGLIPAHVDDIVAPAEESPDLPLLERGIKMRTVYLQSMTVSKQGLEFAAYMYKQGNEVRATPTLPMRLLIIDQKIAIMPLNPQQESAGAVIHRSPAVVALALALFDAYWSRAIELFSPEDRPDTSPLTPHEAEVLRLLAGGAKDEQVARLLGISLRTARRITANLSDRLDATSRFELGVAAAKRGWV; encoded by the coding sequence GTGCACGACCGAATGGACGAGCTGCGCAAACTCGACCTGCTCGTTCCGACCTGGAGCAATCCGGACGTCGAGCACGCGGTGCACCCCCGGGTCGGGCTGACCGGCCTGGCCGAGCGCCGGCGCAGCGAGCTGAACAAGCTGCTCGGCGAGGTCGCCGCCGCCCAGGCCTACGTCGAGACGATGGCCGAGCAGTACAACGAGCTGCTCACCGCCCGCACCAGCGGCGACGTCGAGATCCTCAAGGGCCGCGCGAACGCCTCCCGGCGGATCGAGGAGCTCGGTGCGCAGACCAAGGAAAGCTTCTGGGGCCTGATCCCCGCCCACGTCGACGACATCGTCGCCCCGGCCGAGGAGTCTCCCGACCTGCCCCTGCTCGAGCGCGGCATCAAGATGCGCACCGTCTACCTGCAGAGCATGACCGTCTCCAAGCAGGGCCTCGAGTTCGCCGCGTACATGTACAAGCAGGGCAACGAGGTCCGGGCCACGCCCACCCTGCCCATGCGCCTGCTGATCATCGACCAGAAGATCGCGATCATGCCGCTCAACCCCCAGCAGGAGAGCGCCGGCGCCGTCATCCACCGCAGCCCCGCCGTCGTGGCCCTGGCCCTCGCCCTCTTCGACGCCTACTGGTCCCGCGCCATCGAACTGTTCTCCCCCGAGGACCGCCCCGACACCTCCCCGCTCACCCCCCACGAGGCCGAGGTCCTGCGCCTGCTGGCCGGCGGCGCCAAGGACGAGCAGGTCGCGCGGCTGCTGGGGATCTCGCTGCGTACCGCGCGCCGCATCACCGCCAATTTGTCCGACCGTTTGGACGCTACGTCGCGGTTCGAGCTGGGGGTGGCCGCGGCGAAGCGCGGATGGGTTTGA